A segment of the Odoribacter splanchnicus DSM 20712 genome:
TGAACACAAAATGATCCGTAATCTGTTCTACCGTTGTATTGACCAAGATCCGGCTCTTTTCGATAATGACCAAAGCATCGATCAAATTTTCCAGATCCCGGACCTGATGAGTAGAAATCACAACACAACGTTCCTCTGAAGCCACCGACGCAATCAATCGCCTGAACTGACTTTTTGAAGGGATATCCAATCCATTGGTTGGTTCGTCCATCATCAACAACCGGGTATTACAAGCTATCCCCAGACTGATCAAAGCCTTCTTACGCTGTCCATAAGACATTTGTCCCATTTTATCCGATTCGGATACTTCAAAAATTTCCATGGCATGGAACAATAATTCTTCGTCAAACTTCGGATAAAACCGACAGATCAAAGGGAAATAATCTTTCATCTTCATATCCGGCAAACAGATTTCTTCAGGAATGAAAAAAATATCGGATAAAAAAGAAGGTTTCCTCAACCGGGGAATAGCATCACACACCTCTATCCGGCCTCGCAAAGGAAACAATAAACCACCGATCAATTTTAATAAAGTAGTCTTACCGGCTCCATTCTTTCCAAGCAGGCCATAAATATGCCCCCCGGTCAATGAAAGATTCAATCCGGAAAAAACTTCCCGTTTTTTTTGATAACCAAAATCCAAGTTTTCAATATAAATCATCTTTTCAATATTAAGATTGATAAATTTTCATAGCGTATTAATATACTAATACACTACAAAAGTAGATATAATAATCAGAAAAACAAATTCTGAAGAAAAAAAACGGTCAAAATAACTCTTCGTCACTTTGACCGTTTCCTCTATCGTCAGTCAGCCTTCTCAGGCCGGATTCATAATCACATATTCGTAGCGATCGATTCGGCACAAGCTTTCATTTCCTCAGCCGGAAATTGCTTTTTAGGATTACAAAAATTCATATCGTCCCCTCCGTTGAGAGGCACCAGATGAACATGTGCATGCGGGACATCCAAACCCAATACAGCCACACCGACCCGTTGGCAAGGAATGGTTTTACCAATAGCCCTGGCGACCTTCTTGGCAAACACCATTAGCCCGGCTAACTCTTCATCCGAAAGATCGAACAGGTAATCGGTTTCTTTTTTAGGAATCACAAGCGTATGT
Coding sequences within it:
- a CDS encoding ABC transporter ATP-binding protein, giving the protein MIYIENLDFGYQKKREVFSGLNLSLTGGHIYGLLGKNGAGKTTLLKLIGGLLFPLRGRIEVCDAIPRLRKPSFLSDIFFIPEEICLPDMKMKDYFPLICRFYPKFDEELLFHAMEIFEVSESDKMGQMSYGQRKKALISLGIACNTRLLMMDEPTNGLDIPSKSQFRRLIASVASEERCVVISTHQVRDLENLIDALVIIEKSRILVNTTVEQITDHFVFRQMREGETALFAEESLRGRWGMVPNLQQEDSKLDMELFFNAVLEHPAEIEKVLK
- a CDS encoding HIT family protein → MASIFSKIVKGEIPSYKVAEDEYYYAFLDINPLQKGHTLVIPKKETDYLFDLSDEELAGLMVFAKKVARAIGKTIPCQRVGVAVLGLDVPHAHVHLVPLNGGDDMNFCNPKKQFPAEEMKACAESIATNM